Proteins from a genomic interval of Stenotrophomonas maltophilia R551-3:
- the baeS gene encoding sensor histidine kinase efflux regulator BaeS — protein sequence MASAMVKIRLKFGLTAKTFLAIFTACLLVLAVNGIASRVAFQTGFLDYLNDQGDLRMQRLMPHLQREYSAHGGWEHLRGDSDRWARLLRPDLAHGHEGPVPPLSDQTGVPSRLGLFDARHRFVAGNPDATSDDEPHPVQLDGHTVGWLGMVPFQTVIATNDLNFYNTQVRAWWVIGVALLLVTVLLAWLVSRALRQRLAKLAAATHRLAAGDYATRIERTSDDELDALVNDFNRMAQALDDTERNRRAFIADISHELRTPLAVVRAELEAIEDGIRPLDRANLGGLQSEIRQLGKLVDDLHDLSMTQSGGLAYRFAPLDLVALLRSELNGMRVRFSAAGLALEEALPATPLQVSGDERRLQQVLANLLENALRYTHTGGRVRVQAARVPAGVQLIVEDTAPGVPADKCALLFERFYRVESSRNRASGGSGLGLAISHNIILAHHGHIHAEPSPLGGLRVVITLPEPA from the coding sequence ATGGCCTCCGCGATGGTGAAGATTCGACTCAAATTCGGCCTGACCGCGAAGACCTTCCTCGCGATCTTCACCGCCTGCCTGCTGGTGCTGGCAGTGAACGGCATTGCCAGTCGCGTTGCGTTCCAGACCGGCTTCCTGGACTACCTCAACGACCAGGGCGACCTGCGCATGCAGCGCCTGATGCCCCACCTGCAGCGCGAGTACAGCGCGCACGGCGGCTGGGAGCATCTGCGCGGTGACAGTGACCGCTGGGCGCGGCTGCTGCGTCCGGATCTGGCCCATGGACACGAGGGACCGGTGCCGCCGCTGTCCGACCAGACCGGCGTACCGTCGCGGCTGGGCCTGTTCGATGCGCGCCACCGGTTCGTGGCCGGCAACCCCGATGCCACCAGTGATGACGAGCCGCATCCTGTGCAGCTGGACGGGCACACCGTCGGCTGGCTGGGCATGGTGCCGTTCCAGACGGTCATCGCCACCAACGATCTGAACTTCTACAACACCCAGGTGCGCGCCTGGTGGGTGATCGGCGTCGCCCTGCTGCTGGTGACGGTGCTGCTGGCCTGGCTGGTGTCGCGTGCGCTGCGCCAGCGCCTGGCCAAGCTGGCCGCGGCCACGCACCGGCTCGCCGCCGGTGACTACGCCACACGCATCGAACGCACCAGCGACGACGAACTGGACGCGCTGGTCAACGACTTCAACCGGATGGCACAGGCGCTGGACGATACCGAGCGCAACCGCCGCGCGTTCATCGCCGACATCTCGCACGAGCTGCGCACGCCGCTGGCGGTGGTGCGCGCCGAGCTGGAAGCGATCGAGGACGGCATCCGTCCATTGGACCGCGCCAACCTCGGTGGCCTGCAAAGCGAGATCCGCCAGCTGGGCAAGCTGGTCGACGACCTGCACGATCTGTCGATGACCCAGTCCGGCGGCCTCGCCTACCGCTTCGCGCCGCTGGACCTGGTGGCGCTGCTGCGCAGCGAACTCAATGGCATGCGCGTGCGCTTCTCCGCGGCGGGGCTGGCCCTGGAAGAAGCGCTGCCCGCCACGCCACTGCAGGTATCCGGCGACGAACGGCGCCTGCAGCAGGTCCTGGCCAACCTGTTGGAAAATGCGCTGCGCTATACCCATACCGGCGGCCGCGTACGTGTGCAGGCGGCTCGCGTACCTGCCGGCGTGCAGCTGATCGTGGAAGACACCGCACCGGGCGTGCCGGCCGACAAGTGCGCGCTGCTGTTCGAGCGCTTCTACCGGGTGGAGAGTTCGCGCAACCGTGCCAGCGGCGGCAGCGGGTTGGGCCTGGCCATCAGCCACAACATCATCCTCGCCCACCACGGCCACATCCACGCCGAGCCCTCACCACTGGGCGGGCTGCGCGTGGTCATCACCCTACCGGAGCCTGCATGA
- the smeA gene encoding multidrug efflux RND transporter periplasmic adaptor subunit SmeA, whose translation MSLPRPLSRSPHPLLLPLLMSLAACSAGRSETPATPEVGVITASAQPLALQQTLPGRAVPFEVSEVRPQIGGLIRQRLFTEGQQVKAGQLLYQVDPAPYQAAFDTARGQLAQAEATVLSAQPKAERTRTLLGLDAASKQDADDATSALKQAQANVIAARAALQAARINLDYTRISAPIDGRIGTSSVTAGALVAAGQDAALATIQRLDPVYLDVTQSSTQMLALRKQLDAGLVKAIDGKAQVKVLLEDGSTYAHEGTLEFVGSAVDPGTGNVVLRAVIPNPDGLLLPGMYLKAVLPMATDARALLVPQKAVLRNERGEPLLRLLDARDHVVERRVGIGQVVGNQWQITQGLKAGERVIVSNGSAVSLGQQVKAIAATTAQLAAMPAIDPNGNTDETSH comes from the coding sequence ATGTCACTCCCGCGCCCGCTGTCCCGCTCCCCCCATCCGCTGCTGTTGCCCCTGCTGATGTCCCTGGCGGCCTGCTCGGCGGGCAGGTCCGAAACGCCAGCCACGCCTGAAGTCGGCGTCATTACCGCCAGCGCGCAGCCGCTGGCGCTGCAGCAGACCCTGCCTGGTCGGGCGGTGCCGTTCGAGGTGTCCGAGGTACGGCCGCAGATCGGCGGGCTGATCCGCCAGCGGTTGTTCACCGAAGGCCAGCAGGTCAAGGCCGGGCAGTTGCTGTACCAGGTCGATCCGGCGCCGTACCAGGCCGCCTTCGATACTGCTCGTGGCCAGCTGGCGCAGGCCGAGGCCACCGTGCTGTCGGCGCAGCCGAAGGCCGAGCGCACGCGCACGCTGCTGGGCCTGGATGCGGCCAGCAAGCAGGATGCCGACGATGCCACTTCGGCACTGAAGCAGGCGCAGGCCAATGTGATTGCCGCGCGCGCTGCGCTGCAGGCCGCCCGCATCAACCTCGACTACACCCGGATCAGCGCACCGATCGACGGCCGCATCGGCACCTCCAGCGTCACTGCCGGCGCGCTGGTCGCTGCCGGCCAGGACGCGGCGCTGGCGACCATTCAACGGTTGGATCCGGTGTACCTGGATGTGACCCAGTCCAGCACGCAGATGCTGGCACTGCGCAAGCAGCTCGATGCCGGCCTGGTGAAGGCCATCGATGGCAAGGCACAGGTGAAGGTGCTGCTGGAGGACGGCAGCACGTACGCGCATGAAGGGACCCTGGAGTTCGTCGGCAGTGCGGTCGATCCGGGCACCGGCAACGTGGTGCTGCGTGCGGTCATTCCGAACCCGGACGGCCTGCTGTTGCCGGGGATGTATCTGAAGGCGGTGCTGCCGATGGCCACCGATGCGCGCGCGCTGCTGGTGCCGCAGAAGGCGGTGCTGCGCAATGAACGCGGCGAGCCGCTGCTGCGCCTGCTCGACGCCAGGGACCATGTGGTGGAACGCCGGGTCGGCATTGGTCAGGTGGTGGGCAACCAGTGGCAGATCACGCAGGGCTTGAAGGCCGGTGAGCGGGTGATCGTCAGCAACGGCAGTGCGGTTTCGCTCGGCCAGCAGGTGAAGGCGATAGCGGCCACCACCGCGCAGCTGGCCGCCATGCCGGCGATCGACCCGAACGGCAACACCGACGAAACGTCGCACTGA
- a CDS encoding response regulator, with product MSTSPAASAKILIVEDEPRLASVLRDYLAAAGMTSEWVDDGGLVIDAFARYQPDLVLLDLMLPQRDGVDLCRELRAASDVPVIMVTARVEEIDRLLGLDIGADDYICKPFSPREVVARVVAVLRRYRPDPAARANSGLHIDEPAARATWNGKGLDLTPVEYRLLRTLLATPGRIWARDELLDRLYLDHRVVVDRTVDSHVRNLRRKLSDAGMEGEPIRSVYGMGYSYEP from the coding sequence ATGAGCACGTCCCCCGCTGCGTCCGCGAAGATCCTGATCGTCGAGGATGAGCCACGCCTGGCCTCGGTCCTGCGTGACTACCTGGCGGCCGCCGGCATGACCAGCGAATGGGTGGACGATGGCGGCCTGGTGATCGACGCGTTCGCGCGCTACCAGCCTGACCTGGTGCTGCTGGACCTGATGCTGCCGCAGCGCGATGGCGTGGACCTGTGCCGCGAACTGCGCGCAGCCAGCGACGTACCGGTGATCATGGTCACCGCGCGGGTGGAAGAGATCGACCGCCTGCTGGGCCTGGACATCGGTGCCGACGACTACATCTGCAAGCCGTTCAGCCCGCGCGAGGTGGTCGCGCGGGTGGTGGCGGTGCTGCGCCGCTATCGCCCGGACCCCGCTGCACGCGCCAACAGCGGCCTGCACATCGACGAACCGGCGGCACGCGCCACCTGGAACGGCAAGGGCCTGGACCTGACGCCGGTGGAGTACCGCCTGCTGCGCACCCTGCTGGCCACGCCCGGCCGGATCTGGGCACGCGATGAACTGCTCGACCGCCTCTATCTGGACCATCGCGTGGTGGTCGACCGCACCGTCGACAGCCATGTGCGCAACCTGCGCCGCAAGCTGTCCGATGCCGGCATGGAAGGCGAGCCGATCCGCTCGGTATACGGGATGGGTTACAGCTACGAACCGTAG